A stretch of Oreochromis aureus strain Israel breed Guangdong linkage group 11, ZZ_aureus, whole genome shotgun sequence DNA encodes these proteins:
- the LOC116325105 gene encoding persulfide dioxygenase ETHE1, mitochondrial-like — translation MCSVISRVKPVQRALASTLRLRTNADGLNYAAAQSRRFCPGLSTGAQPLWVTSRSYCARIATTDGLFFRQLFEVESCTYTYLLADTDTKEAVIIDPVLETIDRDLELIKELGLSLKVAVNTHCHADHITSTGLMKKRLAGLKSAISKFSGASADIHLKEGDKIPFGRHSLTVRETPGHTDGCITLVTGDQTMAFTGDALLIRGCGRTDFQQGCAKRLYESIQEKIYTLPDHCLVYPAHDYLGQTVSTVGEERKFNPRLTKSMEEFVEIMNNLNLPKPDKIDISVPANLVCGLHHV, via the exons ATGTGTTCGGTAATAAGCAGAGTGAAGCCCGTTCAGCGGGCCCTGGCTTCGACGCTACGGCTCAGGACAAACGCTGACGGCTTGAATTACGCGGCAGCCCAGAGCAGGCGCTTCTGCCCCGGCTTGAGCACTGGAGCTCAGCCGCTATGGGTTACCAGCAGATCCTACTGCGCCAGGATAGCAACGACGGATGGACTCTTCTTCAGACAG TTGTTTGAAGTAGAGAGCTGCACGTACACCTACCTGCTGGCAGACACAGACACCAAGGAGGCTGTCATCATCGATCCTGTGCTGGAGACCATTGACAGGGATCTTGAACTCATAAAGGAACTTGGACTCAGTCTAAAAGTGGCAG ttaACACCCACTGCCATGCAGACCACATAACAAGTACTGGCCTAATGAAGAAAAGACTTGCTGGACTGAAGAGTGCCATCTCCAAATTCAGTGGTGCATCTGCTGATATCCACCTAAAAGAGGGAGACAAGATCCCCTTTGGAAGACAT tCTCTGACTGTGAGAGAGACACCAGGACACACTGATGGGTGTATAACGCTGGTAACTGGGGATCAGACTATGGCTTTTACTGGTGATGCTCTTCTCATTAGAGGCTGTGGCAGGACTGACTTCCAGCAGG GTTGTGCCAAAAGGCTCTACGAGTCAATCCAGGAGAAAATCTACACCCTGCCTGACCACTGCCTCGTCTACCCAGCACATGACTACTTAG gtcagaCAGTTTCTACAGTGGGCGAGGAGCGCAAGTTTAACCCACGCTTGACTAAGAGCATGGAGGAGTTTGTGGAGATCATGAACAACCTGAACCTCCCTAAGCCGGATAAAATAG ATATTTCAGTGCCTGCTAATCTGGTTTGTGGACTGCACCATGTCTGA